The following proteins come from a genomic window of Hymenobacter canadensis:
- a CDS encoding T9SS type A sorting domain-containing protein — translation MTHSYTAPWRKLALAAMLGLAGTTAAQAQALNYNLFGTSNSAGTYTDLGTSGTVITTPNNDDANSASTPIGFTFNFNGTAFTDFVLNTNGFLKLGTTAPAAPFFYADPQAAAGGPLNTATETNLLLPLNLDLEGTATTEYRVATTGAAGSRVTTIQWKNVSDKLPAGKQFANISFQVKLYETSNRVEFVYSSATAGAGPDAFKAAGVGIKGSGNTATTSVLVTKGSVQAWSLASFVAGNYTGNAHNVRSAVLPDAGRTYGFNPAPANDAAVVTMYALGKTPIAPQVIQTVIRNTGTAALTNLPVTLNVTGANTFADAKIVATLAPGAVATVTFNTFTPVANGTNAIAVTVPADGANGNNTQTYSQQVQATTFAAADPSVAATNGSVGFTANQGAAAGTGIFAVKYTAAAPRTVTAINTRLEGGTAAVGRTVYAVVLDNAGALLGRTPDYVIQTSDIGTSKTFTFATPVTIPAGEFYAGFAQAAAPTGTAPFFPLGLQVEDPTRTGTFYTTALTGGAPADAAANSLGRFMIEAVTNGGTQATSEALNRAIAMYPNPSTGLVKLDVRGANAKGNLQVSVVNMLGQTVHTAALKDNFTNEVNLSDLANGMYLLKVQTGADYTVRQLTITK, via the coding sequence ATGACACATTCGTACACTGCGCCTTGGCGCAAGCTGGCGCTAGCGGCTATGCTCGGCTTGGCCGGTACCACCGCCGCACAAGCACAGGCGCTTAATTACAACTTGTTCGGTACCAGCAACTCGGCTGGCACCTACACCGACCTGGGCACGAGCGGCACCGTTATTACCACGCCGAACAACGACGACGCTAACTCGGCTTCCACGCCTATTGGCTTCACGTTCAACTTCAACGGTACGGCGTTTACCGATTTCGTACTCAACACCAACGGTTTTCTGAAACTGGGCACCACTGCTCCGGCAGCCCCTTTCTTCTATGCAGATCCTCAGGCTGCAGCCGGTGGTCCGCTGAACACCGCTACCGAAACCAACCTGCTCCTGCCGCTGAACCTGGATCTGGAAGGCACCGCCACCACCGAATACCGCGTAGCCACGACGGGAGCAGCTGGTTCGCGCGTAACCACCATCCAGTGGAAAAACGTGAGCGACAAACTGCCCGCAGGTAAGCAGTTCGCCAATATCTCCTTCCAGGTGAAGCTCTACGAAACGTCTAACCGCGTGGAGTTTGTGTACAGCAGTGCCACCGCCGGCGCGGGCCCCGATGCGTTCAAGGCTGCCGGCGTAGGCATCAAAGGCTCCGGCAATACGGCTACTACCTCCGTTCTGGTAACGAAGGGCTCGGTACAGGCATGGTCGCTGGCTTCTTTCGTAGCCGGCAACTACACGGGCAACGCCCACAACGTGCGTAGCGCCGTGCTGCCGGATGCAGGCCGCACGTATGGATTCAACCCGGCCCCAGCCAACGATGCAGCAGTCGTTACGATGTACGCATTGGGCAAAACGCCTATCGCTCCGCAGGTAATTCAGACGGTAATACGTAACACAGGTACGGCTGCTCTCACCAACCTACCCGTAACGCTGAATGTAACGGGAGCCAACACCTTTGCCGATGCTAAAATTGTAGCCACGCTGGCTCCTGGCGCAGTTGCAACCGTTACGTTTAACACGTTTACGCCCGTAGCTAATGGGACCAATGCCATTGCCGTAACGGTTCCGGCCGACGGCGCCAATGGCAACAACACTCAAACATACAGCCAGCAGGTTCAGGCTACCACGTTTGCTGCTGCTGATCCTTCGGTAGCTGCTACCAACGGCAGCGTAGGCTTCACGGCAAATCAGGGTGCAGCTGCCGGCACGGGTATTTTTGCCGTAAAATACACTGCTGCTGCTCCGCGCACGGTTACGGCTATCAACACTCGTCTGGAAGGCGGCACGGCGGCCGTTGGACGCACAGTATACGCTGTAGTGCTTGACAATGCCGGCGCTCTTCTGGGCCGTACGCCTGACTACGTTATCCAGACCAGCGACATCGGCACTTCCAAAACGTTTACGTTCGCCACTCCGGTTACTATTCCGGCCGGCGAATTCTATGCGGGCTTCGCGCAGGCCGCTGCTCCGACCGGTACGGCTCCCTTCTTCCCACTGGGCCTGCAAGTGGAAGATCCTACCCGTACCGGTACGTTCTACACTACTGCCCTCACGGGCGGCGCTCCGGCAGATGCTGCAGCCAATAGCTTGGGCCGCTTCATGATTGAGGCAGTTACTAATGGCGGTACCCAGGCAACTTCGGAAGCTCTGAACCGCGCTATTGCCATGTATCCTAACCCATCTACGGGCCTGGTGAAACTGGACGTGCGCGGCGCCAACGCCAAAGGCAACCTGCAGGTGAGCGTGGTGAACATGCTGGGCCAGACGGTGCACACGGCCGCACTGAAGGACAACTTCACCAACGAAGTGAACCTCTCGGACCTCGCCAACGGCATGTACCTGCTGAAGGTGCAGACCGGCGCCGACTACACCGTGCGTCAGCTGACCATCACCAAGTAG
- the ccsA gene encoding cytochrome c biogenesis protein CcsA: MLNTFIGDAGHLSVIVAFVAATVAAYSYFMAARGRALGDSDVAWLRLGRGAFIVHGVAVMAVIGCLFGIIHGHRYEYYYAWSHSSNHLPVYYMISCFWEGQEGSFLLWIFWHVLLGFAIMRWNKLWEAPVMAVFAGVQLFLTSMILGVVTGGVKIGSSPFILLRDFLVDLPVFKLNPNFVPEDGTGLNALLQNYWMVIHPPTLFLGFALTLVPFAFAIAGLWKGELTRWVKPALQWSLWGGLVLGVGIVMGAYWAYETLNFGGYWNWDPVENAVYIPWLVLVAGIHALVLWDKRRTALRTSFVLVVATFLLILYATFLTRSGVLGNASVHSFTDLGLSGQLMIYLGAFVVLAIGLLVYRWKSIPISEKELTTYNPELWVFVGATVLCLGAFQVLVTTSIPVYNSFLGFIGIKSNLALPADQIAHYSKIQLWMGVGVALLSGLAQLMWWQRNDKSTVINAVGTPLVLTLLGSALVILLLRYNGHEIQPAYIALLTAGLFGVLANISTIAQLILRRVKLSGGAVAHLGIALMLLGVLGSAGYSNIVSKNVSGLVYSKEFPEDLNRDNVLLWRNDSAPMGAYDVSYTGQYIDVPGVPGYVNKDLLFRTADEYKALARGDIKRADKVYYKAGDTVEILPENTYYRVEYKDRETGEAFTLYPRAQVNEEMGGLLASPDIKKFFNHDIYSHISSVPDPSKEKDWSEVKESQLTVGDTIYLNDYFAVFRGVEPAQQTAGLGLAKGDLAIQADMMVFGEKKQYHVHPVFVVRNKMIGRVPDEIEDLGLRISLNTVDPTAGKFTFGVSTTQKDYIILKAVEKPFINLLWSGTLLMALGFGLALRNGIRRKQPAPTAEHVPSRVASRQARPEAVA; this comes from the coding sequence AGCGTAATTGTGGCGTTTGTGGCGGCCACCGTGGCGGCATATTCCTACTTCATGGCTGCCCGCGGCCGGGCCCTCGGCGACTCCGACGTGGCGTGGCTGCGTCTCGGCCGGGGCGCTTTCATCGTGCACGGTGTGGCCGTAATGGCTGTTATCGGCTGTTTGTTCGGCATCATCCACGGGCACCGCTACGAGTATTACTACGCCTGGAGCCACTCCAGCAACCACCTGCCGGTGTACTACATGATTTCCTGCTTCTGGGAAGGGCAGGAGGGCAGCTTCCTGCTCTGGATCTTCTGGCACGTGCTGTTGGGTTTCGCCATCATGCGCTGGAACAAGCTTTGGGAGGCCCCCGTCATGGCCGTGTTTGCGGGCGTGCAGCTGTTTCTGACCAGCATGATTCTGGGCGTAGTGACCGGCGGCGTGAAAATCGGCTCCTCGCCCTTCATTCTGCTCCGCGACTTCCTCGTGGATCTGCCTGTATTCAAGCTCAACCCCAACTTCGTGCCCGAAGACGGCACCGGCCTGAACGCCTTGCTCCAGAACTACTGGATGGTGATTCACCCGCCCACGCTGTTCCTGGGCTTTGCCCTGACGCTGGTGCCGTTTGCCTTCGCCATTGCCGGCCTCTGGAAAGGCGAGCTGACCCGCTGGGTGAAGCCGGCGCTGCAGTGGAGCCTGTGGGGCGGCCTCGTGCTGGGCGTGGGCATCGTGATGGGCGCTTACTGGGCCTACGAAACGCTGAACTTCGGCGGCTACTGGAACTGGGACCCGGTGGAAAACGCCGTGTACATTCCGTGGCTGGTGCTGGTGGCCGGCATCCACGCGCTAGTGCTCTGGGACAAGCGCCGCACCGCGCTGCGCACCAGCTTCGTGCTGGTAGTAGCCACCTTCCTGCTGATTCTCTACGCTACCTTCCTTACCCGCTCGGGCGTGCTCGGCAACGCCTCCGTGCACTCGTTCACCGACCTGGGCCTCTCGGGCCAGCTGATGATTTACCTCGGTGCCTTCGTGGTGCTGGCCATCGGGCTGCTGGTGTACCGCTGGAAATCCATTCCGATTTCGGAGAAGGAGCTGACCACCTACAACCCCGAGCTGTGGGTGTTTGTGGGCGCCACGGTGCTGTGCCTGGGCGCGTTCCAGGTGCTCGTGACCACCAGCATTCCGGTGTATAACTCCTTCCTGGGTTTCATCGGCATCAAGTCCAACCTGGCGTTGCCCGCTGACCAGATTGCCCACTACTCCAAAATCCAGCTCTGGATGGGTGTGGGCGTGGCTTTACTTTCTGGCCTGGCGCAGCTGATGTGGTGGCAGCGCAATGACAAATCCACCGTCATCAATGCCGTCGGCACGCCGCTGGTACTCACGCTGCTCGGCTCGGCCCTCGTGATTCTGCTGCTCCGCTACAATGGCCACGAGATTCAGCCGGCCTACATTGCGCTGCTCACGGCCGGCCTGTTTGGCGTGCTGGCTAACATCAGCACCATTGCTCAACTGATTCTGCGCCGCGTGAAGCTCTCGGGTGGCGCGGTGGCTCACTTGGGCATTGCGCTGATGCTGCTGGGGGTGCTGGGCTCGGCCGGCTATTCTAATATCGTGTCCAAGAACGTGTCGGGTCTGGTGTACTCCAAGGAGTTTCCGGAAGACCTGAACCGCGACAACGTGCTGCTGTGGCGCAACGACTCGGCCCCGATGGGTGCCTACGACGTGAGCTATACCGGCCAGTACATTGACGTGCCCGGCGTGCCCGGCTACGTCAACAAGGACCTGCTGTTCCGCACCGCCGACGAGTACAAAGCCCTGGCCCGCGGCGACATCAAGCGTGCCGACAAGGTATACTACAAGGCGGGCGACACGGTGGAGATTCTGCCCGAAAACACCTACTACCGCGTCGAGTACAAGGACCGCGAAACCGGCGAGGCCTTCACGCTCTACCCCCGCGCCCAGGTGAACGAGGAAATGGGCGGCCTGCTGGCTTCGCCTGATATCAAGAAGTTCTTCAACCACGATATCTACTCCCACATCAGCTCCGTGCCCGACCCCAGCAAGGAAAAGGACTGGAGCGAGGTGAAGGAAAGCCAGCTGACCGTCGGCGACACGATTTACCTCAACGACTACTTCGCCGTGTTCCGCGGCGTGGAACCGGCCCAGCAAACCGCCGGCCTGGGCCTCGCCAAAGGCGACTTGGCCATCCAGGCCGACATGATGGTGTTTGGTGAGAAGAAGCAGTACCACGTCCACCCCGTGTTCGTGGTGCGCAACAAGATGATTGGCCGCGTGCCCGACGAAATCGAGGACCTTGGCCTGCGCATCTCGCTGAACACCGTGGACCCCACAGCCGGCAAGTTCACTTTCGGCGTGAGCACCACCCAGAAGGACTACATCATCCTGAAAGCGGTAGAAAAGCCCTTCATCAACCTGCTCTGGAGCGGTACGCTGCTGATGGCGCTGGGCTTCGGGCTGGCGCTGCGCAACGGCATCCGCCGCAAGCAGCCCGCGCCAACTGCCGAACATGTTCCGAGCCGGGTAGCCTCCCGCCAGGCCCGCCCCGAAGCCGTGGCCTAG